A genomic region of Pararge aegeria chromosome 11, ilParAegt1.1, whole genome shotgun sequence contains the following coding sequences:
- the LOC120627499 gene encoding interaptin-like isoform X1, with protein sequence MQQTFPKLKSCKLLKSPFKSFQKVDVVSEEFTIGRGLENKLIIPFGTISRNHCKLFKNDKKWFLEDYSTFGININGVNLGKGNSAEINHNDVIVLDETYAFVYQFLNKGAKNAELAGSSAKRIKLEQEENSADILIANEMMNNAKVKFEKSQDCEIRHIENKIESAKQIKTKNMILKNQLQLDMKRKIKSLESNFAAKIENLKGGKNEVKMQKAMLIIKRDSQLATLKQDMEAKISELLEQINKHNEIESELIVENNLLKEKLLRERDEFLLELNRENSLKQDIMKKLETQMKEQEDVRLKEKQEFESLLQMEREKLRLSKEKELNAIVEQKRKRELELTGKLKLIKVNLQEQEKQKLEVQRQFKYQLEAIKKVKDEDKQKMEQLMHTKLSEAEKNAQKKIETLKTTISERETELSAIAAERIQKQAQQSSEVISSLQDQLERVRSQLKNVESENVKLIQNATSNTSEVGNTIQTLTEVGNIMESELQCSICAELFVDATTLNCSHTFCKYCITTWMKKKRECPICRKDITSECRSLVLDSFIEKMVQNLTHEMKEKRKIMLKAREDEVTHMNTKTLGMIPIGLDTLMTEPLRSIYDMIAPTRLRLSMSPTPPNEIPTYDLTSPTNQVLGPHGEIIVPRYQRRRRRPRSSVHYASISRQHDRLASAYHEPFYDF encoded by the exons ATGCAGCAAACATTTCCAAAGTTAAAATCATGTAAACTACTAAAGTCTCCATTTAAATCTTTTCAAAAGGTCGACGTAGTTTCGGAGGAG tttacTATTGGTCGTGGgcttgaaaataaattgatcATTCCATTCGGGACCATATCCAGAAATCATTGTAAACtctttaaaaatgataaaaaatggtttttggAAGACTATAGTACATTTGGAATCAATATAAATGGAGTAAATTTGGGAAAAGGAAATAGCGCAGAAATAAATCATAACGATGTAATAGTACTGGACGAAACTTATGCATTTGTGTACCAGTTTCTAAATAAGGGTGCAAAAAATGCAGAACTGGCTGGCTCTTCTGCTAAACGTATAAAACTGGAGCAAGAAGAAAACAGTGCAGATATTTTGATTGCTAATGAAATGATGAACAATGCGAAAGTTAAGTTTGAAAAATCACAAGATTGTGAAATTAGAcatattgaaaacaaaattgaaagTGCAAAACAGATTAAGACTAAAAACATGATACTAAAGAATCAGTTGCAGTTAGacatgaaaagaaaaattaaaagccTTGAAAGTAACTTTGCAGCTAAAATAGAAAATTTGAAGGGAGGGAAAAATGAAGTAAAAATGCAGAAAGCAATGCTGATTATAAAGAGGGATTCACAATTGGCAACTCTGAAACAGGATATGGAGGCAAAAATTTCTGAACTTTTG gaacaaataaataaacacaatgaAATAGAATCTGAACTTATTGTGGAAAACAATTTACTAAAGGAGAAGCTGCTCAGGGAAAGGGATGAGTTTCTTTTAGAACTGAATCGAGAGAACTCATTAAAACAGGACATCATGAAAAAGTTGGAAACACAAATGAAAGAACAGGAGGATGTTcgattaaaagaaaaacaggAGTTTGAGTCACTCTTGCAAATGGAAAGAGAGAAACTGAGATTATCAAAAGAAAAG gaactaAATGCGATAGTAGAGCAGAAGAGAAAAAGAGAGCTGGAATTGACAGGAAAGCTAAAACTTATAAAGGTGAATCTTCAAGAGCAGGAAAAGCAAAAACTTGAGGTTCAAcggcaattcaaatatcaattAGAGGCTATTAAGAAAGTTAAAGATGAAGATAAACAGAAGATGGAGCAGCTT ATGCACACGAAGTTATCCGAAGCCGAAAAAAATGCTCAAAAGAAGATCGAAACTCTTAAG aCAACAATTTCAGAGAGGGAAACAGAATTGTCTGCTATCGCAGCTGAAAGAATACAAAAACAAGCTCAACAGTCAAGTGAGGTTATAAGCTCTTTGCAGGACCAACTGGAAAGg GTCCGAAGTCAGTTGAAAAATGTTGAAAGTGAGAATGTGAAACTCATACAAAACGCAACATCAAATACAAGTGAAGTGGGCAATACAATACAAACTTTAACTGAAGTTGGAAATATAATGGAAAGTGAACTGCAGTGCAGTATTTGTGCTGAGCTCTTTGTAGATGCCACAACTCTAAATTGCTCACATACCTTCTGCAAATATTGTATTACTACGTGGATGAAGAAAAAGAGGGAATGTCCAATATGCAG GAAAGACATTACTTCTGAATGCAGAAGCTTGGTGTTGGACTCGTTTATAGAAAAAATGGTGCAAAATCTCACCCACGAAAtgaaagagaaaagaaaaattatgctcAAAGCTCGAGAAG ATGAAGTAACTCATATGAATACGAAAACACTTGGGATGATTCCGATTGGTTTGGACACTTTGATGACAGAACCGCTCCGATCCA TCTATGACATGATTGCTCCTACGCGACTCCGTTTGTCCATGAGTCCGACCCCCCCTAATGAGATCCCAACTTACGATCTGACGTCTCCTACGAATCAG GTGCTGGGGCCACACGGAGAGATTATCGTACCCAGATATCAACGTCGAAGACGACGACCTCGATCATCTGTGCACTATGCGTCCATTTCGCGCCAGCATGATCGCCTAGCCAGCGCCTATCACGAACCTTTTTAtgacttttaa
- the LOC120627499 gene encoding E3 ubiquitin-protein ligase RNF8-like isoform X2 — protein MQQTFPKLKSCKLLKSPFKSFQKVDVVSEEFTIGRGLENKLIIPFGTISRNHCKLFKNDKKWFLEDYSTFGININGVNLGKGNSAEINHNDVIVLDETYAFVYQFLNKGAKNAELAGSSAKRIKLEQEENSADILIANEMMNNAKVKFEKSQDCEIRHIENKIESAKQIKTKNMILKNQLQLDMKRKIKSLESNFAAKIENLKGGKNEVKMQKAMLIIKRDSQLATLKQDMEAKISELLEQINKHNEIESELIVENNLLKEKLLRERDEFLLELNRENSLKQDIMKKLETQMKEQEDVRLKEKQEFESLLQMEREKLRLSKEKMHTKLSEAEKNAQKKIETLKTTISERETELSAIAAERIQKQAQQSSEVISSLQDQLERVRSQLKNVESENVKLIQNATSNTSEVGNTIQTLTEVGNIMESELQCSICAELFVDATTLNCSHTFCKYCITTWMKKKRECPICRKDITSECRSLVLDSFIEKMVQNLTHEMKEKRKIMLKAREDEVTHMNTKTLGMIPIGLDTLMTEPLRSIYDMIAPTRLRLSMSPTPPNEIPTYDLTSPTNQVLGPHGEIIVPRYQRRRRRPRSSVHYASISRQHDRLASAYHEPFYDF, from the exons ATGCAGCAAACATTTCCAAAGTTAAAATCATGTAAACTACTAAAGTCTCCATTTAAATCTTTTCAAAAGGTCGACGTAGTTTCGGAGGAG tttacTATTGGTCGTGGgcttgaaaataaattgatcATTCCATTCGGGACCATATCCAGAAATCATTGTAAACtctttaaaaatgataaaaaatggtttttggAAGACTATAGTACATTTGGAATCAATATAAATGGAGTAAATTTGGGAAAAGGAAATAGCGCAGAAATAAATCATAACGATGTAATAGTACTGGACGAAACTTATGCATTTGTGTACCAGTTTCTAAATAAGGGTGCAAAAAATGCAGAACTGGCTGGCTCTTCTGCTAAACGTATAAAACTGGAGCAAGAAGAAAACAGTGCAGATATTTTGATTGCTAATGAAATGATGAACAATGCGAAAGTTAAGTTTGAAAAATCACAAGATTGTGAAATTAGAcatattgaaaacaaaattgaaagTGCAAAACAGATTAAGACTAAAAACATGATACTAAAGAATCAGTTGCAGTTAGacatgaaaagaaaaattaaaagccTTGAAAGTAACTTTGCAGCTAAAATAGAAAATTTGAAGGGAGGGAAAAATGAAGTAAAAATGCAGAAAGCAATGCTGATTATAAAGAGGGATTCACAATTGGCAACTCTGAAACAGGATATGGAGGCAAAAATTTCTGAACTTTTG gaacaaataaataaacacaatgaAATAGAATCTGAACTTATTGTGGAAAACAATTTACTAAAGGAGAAGCTGCTCAGGGAAAGGGATGAGTTTCTTTTAGAACTGAATCGAGAGAACTCATTAAAACAGGACATCATGAAAAAGTTGGAAACACAAATGAAAGAACAGGAGGATGTTcgattaaaagaaaaacaggAGTTTGAGTCACTCTTGCAAATGGAAAGAGAGAAACTGAGATTATCAAAAGAAAAG ATGCACACGAAGTTATCCGAAGCCGAAAAAAATGCTCAAAAGAAGATCGAAACTCTTAAG aCAACAATTTCAGAGAGGGAAACAGAATTGTCTGCTATCGCAGCTGAAAGAATACAAAAACAAGCTCAACAGTCAAGTGAGGTTATAAGCTCTTTGCAGGACCAACTGGAAAGg GTCCGAAGTCAGTTGAAAAATGTTGAAAGTGAGAATGTGAAACTCATACAAAACGCAACATCAAATACAAGTGAAGTGGGCAATACAATACAAACTTTAACTGAAGTTGGAAATATAATGGAAAGTGAACTGCAGTGCAGTATTTGTGCTGAGCTCTTTGTAGATGCCACAACTCTAAATTGCTCACATACCTTCTGCAAATATTGTATTACTACGTGGATGAAGAAAAAGAGGGAATGTCCAATATGCAG GAAAGACATTACTTCTGAATGCAGAAGCTTGGTGTTGGACTCGTTTATAGAAAAAATGGTGCAAAATCTCACCCACGAAAtgaaagagaaaagaaaaattatgctcAAAGCTCGAGAAG ATGAAGTAACTCATATGAATACGAAAACACTTGGGATGATTCCGATTGGTTTGGACACTTTGATGACAGAACCGCTCCGATCCA TCTATGACATGATTGCTCCTACGCGACTCCGTTTGTCCATGAGTCCGACCCCCCCTAATGAGATCCCAACTTACGATCTGACGTCTCCTACGAATCAG GTGCTGGGGCCACACGGAGAGATTATCGTACCCAGATATCAACGTCGAAGACGACGACCTCGATCATCTGTGCACTATGCGTCCATTTCGCGCCAGCATGATCGCCTAGCCAGCGCCTATCACGAACCTTTTTAtgacttttaa